The Stenotrophomonas maltophilia genome segment TGGGATCCGCATAACCACCCGATCGTGTCGGAAGTGGCCGGCTTCATCCGCTTCATCGACTTCGTCGACGGCATCACCGTCATCGAGAAGACCGACGAGCTGACCGGCCTGGCGTCGCGCGAAATCACCGATCCGAAGCGTCGTGGTACCCAGGCCAAGGACCTGCGCCCGATCGTGCGCATCGTCGACGCCAAGGGCAACGACCTGTCGATTCCGGGCACCGACCTGCCGGCGCAGTACCTGCTGCCGCCGCGCTCGATCGTCAACCTGCAGGACGGCGCTGCCGTCGGCGTGGGTGACGTGGTCGCCAAGATCCCGCAGGAAGCGTCGAAGACCCGCGACATCACCGGTGGTCTGCCGCGCGTGGCCGATCTGTTCGAAGCGCGCAAGCCGAAGGATCCGGCGGTGCTGGCCGAGCGTTCGGGCATCATCAGCTTCGGCAAGGACACCAAGGGCAAGCAGCGCCTGATCATCAAGGACACCGATGGTTCGGAGCACGAAGAGCTGATCCCGAAGTACCGCCAGGTCATCGTGTTCGAAGGCGAGCATGTCACCAAGGGTGAAACCATCGTGGACGGCGAGCCGAGCCCGCAGGACATCCTGCGCCTGCTGGGTGTCGAACCGCTGGCCGCCTACCTGGTGAAGGAAATCCAGGACGTGTACCGCCTGCAGGGCGTGAAGATCAACGACAAGCACATCGAGGTGATCACCCGCCAGATGCTGCGCAAGGTCGAGATCACCGACCAGGGCAGCAGCAAGTTCCTGAACGGCGAACAGGTGGAGCGCCAGCGCGTTATCGAGGAGAATGCCCGCCTTGCAGCCCGCAATGAGCTGCCGGCGCACTTCGATCCGGTCCTGCTGGGTATCACCAAGGCCTCGCTGGCGACCGAATCGTTCATCTCGGCCGCGTCGTTCCAGGAAACCACCCGCGTGCTGACCGAAGCGGCCGTCCGCGGCACCTCGGACAACCTGCGTGGCCTGAAGGAAAACGTCATCGTGGGTCGCCTGATTCCGGCCGGTACCGGCCTGGCGTACCACAGCAACCGCCGTCGCGGCGCTTCCGGCCTCACCGAGTCGGAAATGCAGACCCTTGCCGGCACCCCGGCCGCGGTCGAGGCACCGGTGGTTGAAGCCGAAGCTGAACAGGCCTCGGAAGACTGAAACACGGGTCCGGCCTCAGGGCCGGACCACCCGGGCGGGTAGAGTCGACTGTCAGTCGACTGCTATCGAGAGTCGACTGACAGTCGACTCTACCGGTGCAGGGCAGGGTGGACCGCTTGCGGTTCACCCCGCCAACCTGAACGGGGTACATGGAGGCCCCCCAGTAACGTTCCGGGATCAGGAACGGGCTTGACAGGAGGCGTTTGACTGCTTTCCTGGCAGGTTGCTACAATCGTCTGTCTCAGCAGGCCAGAATTTTGGCCTGCTTTAACATTTCCGCATCTCTGGCCGGATTTTCCGGCCACCAATCAGAAGAACCTACTGATGGCGACGATCAACCAGCTGGTCCGCAAGCCGCGGCAAGCGACCACCTACAAGAGTGCCTCGCCGGCGCTCGACAAGTGCCCGCAGCGCCGTGGCGTCTGCACCCGTGTCTACACCACCACCCCGAAGAAGCCGAACTCGGCTCTGCGCAAGGTTGCCAAGGTCCGCCTGACCAACCAGGAAGAAGTGATTTCCTACATCGGTGGTGAAGGCCACAACCTGCAGGAGCACTCCGTGGTCCTGATCCGCGGCGGTCGCGTCAAGGACCTGCCGGGTGTGCGTTACCACACCGTTCGTGGCTCGCTCGACGCCGCCGGCGTTGCCAAGCGTCGCCAGGCCCGTTCCAAGTACGGCGCCAAGCGTCCGAAGGCATAAGGAGAGAGCACTATGTCGCGTAAGGGTAATACTCCGCAGCGTTCCGTCCTGCCCGATCCGAAGCACGGAAGCGAAACCATCGCCCGCTTCATCAACATGGTCATGCAGAGCGGCAAGAAGTCCGTCGCCGAAAAGATCGTGTACGGCGCCATGGACGTGATCACCGAGAAGAACAGCAGCGCCAACGCCATTGAACTGGTGCAGAAGGCTCTGGACAACGTCGCTCCGGCGGTCGAAGTCAAGTCGCGCCGCGTCGGTGGTGCCACCTACCAGGTGCCGGTCGAAGTGCGTTCGTCGCGCAAGATGGCCCTGGCCATGCGCTGGCTGATCGACTCCGCGCGCAAGCGTGGCGAGAACACCATGCCGAAGAAGCTGGCTGCTGAACTGATCGACGCCTCGGAAAACCGTGGCGGCGCCATCAAGAAGCGCGAAGAAACCCACCGCATGGCCGAAGCCAACAAGGCATTCGCCCACTACCGCTGGTGAGTTTGACGGCCTTGTAAAACAGGCAGGGCAGCACCACTTCGGTGCGTGCTGCCTCGCGGTCCCAGAAGGGCTGCGCCAATCCGAAGGCCGCCGAAAGGCGGCGTTCGGCCATCCGAAATCCAAGAAATCTGAGAGGCTCCCGTGGCCCGTTCCACTCCCATCGAGCGTTACCGTAACTTCGGCATCATGGCTCACATCGATGCCGGCAAGACCACCACGTCCGAGCGCATCCTGTTCTACACCGGCAAGAGCCACAAGATCGGTGAAGTGCATGACGGCGCCGCCACCATGGACTGGATGGAGCAGGAGCAGGAGCGTGGCATCACGATCCAGTCCGCTGCCACCACCGCGTTCTGGAAGGGCATGGACAAGTCCCTGCCGGAGCACCGCTTCAACATCATCGATACCCCCGGGCACGTCGACTTCACCATCGAAGTGGAGCGCTCGCTGCGCGTGCTCGACGGTGCCGTCTTCGTCCTGTGCGCCGTCGGTGGCGTGCAGCCGCAGTCGGAAACCGTGTGGCGCCAGGCCAACAAGTACCACGTGCCGCGCATCGCGTTCGTCAACAAGATGGACCGTACCGGTGCCAACTTCCAGAAGGTCGTCGGCCAGCTGAAGGCCAAGCTGGGCGCGGTTGCCGTGCCGATGCAGCTGCCGATCGGCGCTGAAGACAACTTCAAGGGCGTTGTCGACCTGCTGAAGATGAAGGCCATCCATTGGGATGAGGCTTCGCAGGGCATGAAGTTCGAATACGGTGAAATCCCGGCCGAACTGCAGGGTCCGGCTGAAGAGGCTCGCCAGTTCATGGTCGAGACCGCTGCCGAAGCCAGCGAAGAGCTGATGGAAAAGTACCTGGGCGGCGAAGAGCTGGCCGAGGCCGAAATCATCAACGCCCTGCGTACCCGTACCCTGGCGACCGAGATCGTGCCGATGTACTGCGGCTCGGCCTTCAAGAACAAGGGCGTGCAGGCCATGCTGGACGGCGTGATCCAGCTGCTGCCGTCGCCGGTCGACGTGCCGGACGTGAAGGGCGTGGACGTTGACGACGACACCGTCGAAATGACCCGCAAGTCCGACGACAAGGCTCCGTTCTCGTCGCTGGCCTTCAAGATCATCACCGACCCGTTCGTCGGCGCGCTGACCTTCTTCCGTGTCTACTCGGGCACCCTGAACGGTGGCGACACCGTGCTGAACTCGGTGAAGGGCAAGAAGGAGCGCATCGGCCGCATCCTGCAGATGCACTCGAACAACCGCGAGGAAATCAAGGAAGTTCTGGCCGGTGACATCGCCGCTGCCGTGGGCCTGAAGGACACCACCACCGGTGACACCCTGTGCGCCGTGGACGCCCCGATCATCCTGGAGCGCATGACGTTCCCGGAGCCGGTGATCTCGATGGCCGTCGAGCCGAAGACCAAGTCGGACCAGGAAAAGATGGGTCTGGCCCTGGGCCGTCTGGCGCAGGAAGATCCGTCGTTCCGCGTCAAGACCGACGAAGAATCCGGCCAGACCATCATCTCGGGCATGGGCGAGCTGCACCTGGACATCATCGTCGACCGCCTGAAGCGCGAGTTCAACGTTGAAGCCAACGTCGGCGCGCCGCAGGTGGCCTACCGCGAAACCATCACCCTGGCCGACGTCAAGTCGGACTACAAGCACGCCAAGCAGTCCGGTGGTAAGGGTCAGTACGGTCACGTCGTGATCGAACTGTCGCCGATCACCGCTGCCGACCGTGCCGATCCGAAGCTGGCTCCGGCCATCAAGGACGACTTCCTGTTCATCAACGACATCACCGGCGGCGTGATCCCGAAGGAATTCATTCCGTCGGTTGAAAAGGGCCTGCGCGAAACCATCACCAGCGGTCCGCTGGCTGGCTTCCCGGTCGTGGACGTCAAGGTGAAGCTGGTGTTCGGTTCGTACCACGACGTCGACTCCTCGGAAATGGCGTTCAAGCTGGCTTCGTCGATGGCCTTCAAGCAGGGCTTCGCCAAGGCCAAGCCGGTGCTGCTGGAGCCGATCATGAAGGTCGAGATCGTGACCCCGGAGGATTACCAGGGTGACGTGATGGGCGACGTCAGCCGTCGTCGCGGCGTGCTGCAGGGTTCCGACACCACCGGTGACGGTTCGGCCAGCATCATCAACGCGATGATCCCGCTGGGTGAAATGTTCGGCTACGCCACTGCGCTGCGTTCGCAGACCCAGGGCCGCGCCACCTTCACCATGGAATTCGATCACTACGAGCCGGCTCCGACCAACATCGCCGAAGCCGTCATGAAGAAGGGCTGAGCCTCGCTCAGCCTCTCTTGAAACCACTTACGAACAATCAAGGTATAGAACAATGGCAAAGGGTAAGTTCGAGCGCACCAAGCCGCACGTCAACGTCGGCACCATCGGTCACGTCGATCACGGCAAGACCACGCTGACCGCCGCACTGACCAAGATCGGTGCCGAGCGCTTCGGTGGCGAGTTCAAGGATTACTCCTCGATCGACGCCGCTCCGGAAGAAAAGGCGCGTGGCATCACGATCTCGACCGCGCACGTCGAATACGAATCCCCGGTCCGTCACTACGCCCACGTCGATTGCCCGGGCCATGCTGACTACGTCAAGAACATGATCACCGGTGCCGCCCAGATGGACGGCGCGATCCTGGTGTGCTCGGCCGCTGACGGCCCGATGCCGCAGACCCGCGAGCACATCCTGCTGTCGCGTCAGGTCGGCGTGCCGTACATCGTCGTGTTCCTGAACAAGGCCGACATGGTGGACGATGCCGAGCTGCTCGAGCTGGTCGAGATGGAAGTGCGCGAGCTGCTGAGCAAGTACGACTTCCCGGGCGACGACACCCCGATCATCGCTGGTTCGGCCCGTCTGGCGCTGGAAGGCGACCAGAGCGACATCGGCGTGCCGGCCATCCTGAAGCTGGTCGACGCCCTGGACAGCTGGATTCCGGAGCCGGAGCGCGCGATCGACAAGCCGTTCCTGATGCCGGTGGAAGACGTGTTCTCGATCTCGGGCCGCGGCACCGTGGTGACCGGTCGTATCGAGCGCGGCGTGATCAAGGTTGGCGACGAAATCGAAATCGTCGGCATCCGTCCGGTGCAGAAGACCACCGTGACCGGCGTTGAAATGTTCCGCAAGCTGCTGGACCAGGGTCAGGCAGGCGACAACGCTGGCCTGCTGCTGCGCGGCACCAAGCGTGACGACGTCGAGCGTGGCCAGGTCCTGGCCAAGCCGGGTTCGATCAAGCCGCACACCAAGTTCGAAGGCGAAGTCTACGTCCTGTCGAAGGACGAGGGCGGCCGTCACACCCCGTTCTTCAACGGCTACCGTCCGCAGTTCTACTTCCGCACCACCGACATCACCGGCGCAGCTGCTCTGCCGGAAGGCGTCGAAATGGTGATGCCGGGTGACAACGTCAAGATGGTCGTCACCCTGATCAACCCGGTGGCAATGGACGAAGGCCTGCGCTTCGCCATCCGCGAAGGCGGCCGTACCGTCGGCGCCGGCGTGGTCTCGAAGATCATCGAGTAATCTGGTAGTATCTGCGCCCCGATGTTGCCTGGGTAGGGCATCGGGGCGTATCAAATGGGAAAGCAGGCACAGGATGTGCCTTGTGTTCCCCGGACCAGGAAGGGTCAATGCCATTCAGGCGGCGTCAACAGGCGACTGTTGACAGCTGCCTTGCGTGCCATTATGCTTCTACGTCTGGGCAGGCCGGGAAACTGGTCTGCCTACGTTTTTGAGGTCTATGGATTGACCTTGGCGGCCTGCAGGAGTGCGGGCCGTCCGTATTCAGGAATTTCATGGGGCAAAGCAACCCAGAGGCTTTGTCTGTCGCTCTTTTAACGAAGGAACCTACCGCCATGGCGGACCAAAAGATCCGGATCCGGCTGAAAGCGTTCGATCATCGTCTGATCGACCGTTCGGCCAGCGAGATCGTTGAAACGGCAAAGCGGACCGGCGCGCAAGTGCGTGGCCCGATCCCGCTGCCGACCAAGATCGAGCGTTACACCGTTCTCGTTTCCCCGCACGTCGACAAGGACGCGCGTGACCAGTACGAGACCCGCACGCACAAGCGCGTGCTCGATATCGTTGACCCGAATGACAAGACCGTGGACGCGCTGATGAAGCTCGAACTGGCTGCCGGCGTCGACGTTCAGATCAAGCTGACCTGAGGACTACGACCATGACGAAGAAGTATTCGTTGGGCTTCGTGGGCCGCAAGGCTGGCATGAGCCGCGTGTTCACTGAAGATGGCCGCTCCATCCCGGTGACCCTGATCGAAGCAACCCCGAACCGCATCGCGCAGATCAAGACCGTCGAAACCGACGGCTACAGCGCCGTGCAGGTGACCGTCGGCGCGCGTCGCGCTGCCCTGGTCAACAAGCCGGAAGCCGGCCACTTCGCCAAGGCGAAGGTGGAAGCGGGTCGTGGCCTGTGGGAATTCCGCGTTGAAGACGCGCAGCTCGGCGATTTCGCCGTTGGCGGCGAAGTCAAGGCGGACATCTTCGAAGTCGGCCAGATCGTCGACGTCCAGGGTGTCACCAAGGGTAAGGGCTTCCAGGGCACCATCAAGCGCCACAACTTCCGTATGGGCGATGCAACCCACGGTAACTCGCTGTCGCATCGCGCGCCGGGTTCGCTGGGTCAGCGCCAGACCCCGGGTCGCGTTTTCCCGGGCAAGAAGATGTCGGGCCACATGGGCGCGGTGCAGCAGAGCACCCAGAACCTGGAAGTGGTCAAGGTCGACGTCGAGCGCGGTCTGATCGCCGTTCGCGGCGCCGTTCCGGGCGCGGCGGGTGGCGACGTGATCGTCCGTCCGGCGAGCAAGGCATAAGGAGAGATGACGATGGAACTCGTTATCACGGGTAGCAACAACAAGGTCTCGGTCTCCGACGCCGTGTTCGGTCGCGATTTCAGCGAAGATCTGGTCCACCAGGTCGTCGTTGCCTACCGCAACGCCGGTCGCGCCGGCACCAAGGCACAGAAGACTCGCTCCGAAGTGGCTGGTACCACCAAGAAGTCGAAGAAGCAGAAGGGCGGCGGCGCGCGTCATGGCGCACTGACGGCTCCGATCTTCGTCGGCGGCGGTGTCACCTTCGCGGCCAAGCCGCGCAGCTTCGAGCAGAAGGTCAATCGTAAGCAGTACCGTGCCGCCATGTGCGCGATCCTGTCCGAGCTGAACCGTCAGGGCCGTCTGACCATCGTGGAGTCCTTCGACGTCGAAGTGACCAACACGAAGGGTCTGATCGCCAAGCTGGCCGGCCTGGAAGTGGGCAAGCGCCCGCTGATCGTCACCGAAGAAGCGTCCGAGCACCTGTACCTGTCCGCCCGCAATCTGCCGTACGTGCAGGTGCGTGACGTCCAGGGTCTGGATCCGGTCTCGCTGGTGGGTGCCGACACGGTCGTCATCACCGCTGACGCGGTCAAGAAGGTCGAGGAGTGGCTGGCATGAACAGCAACGAAAAAATCTTCAGCGTGCTGCGTGCCCCGCGTGTCTCCGAAAAGACCGCGCGCCTGCAGGAACTCTCCAACCAGTATGTCTTCGAAGTTTCGAACGAAGCCACCAAGGCCGATGTAAAGGCCGCGGTTGAGCAGCTGTTCGACGTCAAGGTCGAAGCCGTCAACGTGGTCAACGTCAAGGGCAAGAACAAGTCCTTCCGTAACCGTGCTGGCCGCCGCGGCGATTGGCGCAAGGCGTACGTTCGCCTGGCCGATGGCCAGTCGATCGATGTAACGGCCAAGGCCTGAGGTACATCCCATGCCATTGATGAAATTCAAGCCCACTTCCCCCGGCCGCCGTTCGGCCGTGCGCGTGGTCACTCCCGACCTGCACAAGGGTGCTCCGCACGCTGCGCTGGTCGAGTCGCAGAGCCGCTCGGGTGGTCGTAACCACCATGGCCGCATCACCGTGCGTCACGTCGGTGGTGGTGCCAAGCAGCACTACCGCATCATCGACTTCAAGCGCAACAAGCTGGGCATCCCGGCGCGCGTGGAACGCATCGAATACGATCCGAACCGCACCGCGCACATCGCTCTGCTGTGCTACGTCGACGGTGAGCGTCGCTACATCATCGCCCCGAAGGGCCTGAAGGCCGGTGATCAGGTGATCGCTGGTTCGGATGCCCCGATCAAGGCTGGCAACACCCTGCCGCTGCGCAACATCCCGGTCGGCACCACCATCCACTGCATCGAACTGAAGCCGGGCAAGGGCGCTCAGATCGCTCGCGCCGCCGGTGCGGCCGTGCAGCTGGTGGCTCGCGAAGGCATCTACGCCACCCTGCGCCTGCGCTCGGGTGAAATGCGTAAGGTTCCGGTCGAGTGCTGCGCCACCATCGGTGAAGTCGGCAACGACGAGCACAGCCTGGAAAAGCTGGGCAAGGCCGGTGCCAAGCGTTGGCGCGGCGTCCGCCCGACCGTTCGTGGTGCTGCCATGAACCCGGTTGATCACCCGCACGGTGGTGGTGAGGCGAAGGCCGGCCAGGGTAACCCGCATCCGGTCACCCCGTGGGGTGTCCCGACCAAGGGTTACAAGACGCGCCATAACAAGCGCACTCAGCAGTTCATCGTCCGCGATCGTAGGGGCTAATCGACCATGGCACGTTCACTCAAGAAGGGCCCGTTCGTCGATCACCACCTCGTCAAGAAGGTGGAGGCCGCTGCGGGCAGCAAGAAGCCGATCAAGACCTGGTCGCGCCGTTCGATGATCCTGCCTGACATGGTAGGCGTCACCATTGCCGTGCATAACGGCAAGAACCACATCCCGGTTCTCGTCAACGAGAACATGGTCGGCCACAAGCTCGGCGAATTTGCCATCACCCGGACCTTCAAGGGTCACGGTGGTGACAAGAAGTCGGGCAAGTAAGGAGAGATGACAATGGAAGCGAAAGCCATCCTGCGCACTGCGCGCATCTCCCCGCAGAAGGCTCGTCTGGTCGCTGACCAGGTGCGCGGTCTGCCGGCCGAGCGTGCGGTCAACCTGCTGAAGTTCTCGGACAAGAAGGCTGCCCACCTGATCAAGAAGGTGGTGGAGTCGGCTATTGCCAACGCCGAGAACAACCAGGGCGCCGACGTCGACGAGCTGAAGGTTCAGACCATCATGGTTGATGAAGGTCCGACCCTGAAGCGTTTCATGGCGCGGGCGAAAGGCCGCGGTACCCGCATCCTCAAGCGCACCAGCCACATCACTGTGGTTGTGGGCGCCGCCAAGTAAGCGGATAAGGAAAAGACCATGGGTCATAAAGTTCATCCGATTGGTATCCGCCTCGGCATTTCCAAGGACTGGAACTCCAAGTGGTACGCCAACAAGGCCGAGTTCGCTGGTTACCTGGCAGCCGACCTGAAAGTGCGCGAAATGCTGCGCAAGAAGCTGGCTCAGGCCGGCATCAGCAAGATCCTGATCGAGCGTCCGGCCAAGACCGCTCGCGTGACGATCCACACCGCCCGTCCGGGCGTGGTGATCGGCAAGCGCGGTGAGGACATCGAGAAGCTGCGCAAGGAAGTGAGCGAGATGATGGGCGTCCCGGCGCACATCAACGTCACCGAAGTGCGCAAGCCGGAACTGGACGCGCAGCTCGTTGCCGAGTCGATCGCCCAGCAGCTGGAGCGTCGCATCATGTTCCGCCGCGCAATGAAGCGCTCGGTCGGCAACGCGATGCGCCTGGGTGCCCTGGGCATCAAGGTCAACGTGGGTGGCCGCCTCAACGGTGCAGAAATCGCCCGTTCGGAGTGGTACCGCGAAGGCCGCGTGCCGCTGCACACCCTGCGTGCCGACATCGACTATGGCTTCGCTGAAGCCAAGACGACCTACGGCATCATCGGCATCAAGGTCTGGATCTACAAGGGCGAGGTCTTCGATTTCTCCCAGGTTGGCCAGGAAAAGCAGGACGACACCCCGTCGCGCAACGATCGTCACGATCGCGGCGACCGTGGTGACCGTCAGCGCCCGGCCCGTGAAGCGAGGTAACGACAATGTTGCAACCCAAGCGAACCAAGTACCGCAAGGTACACAAGGGCCGTAACGATGGCCTGAGCTGGAGCGCCAACGCTGTCAGCTTCGGCGAATACGGCCTGAAGGCAACCGCACACGGTCAGCTGACCGCGCGTCAGATCGAAGCGGCCCGCCGCTCGATCAGCCGCTACGTCAAGCGCGGCGGCAAGATGTGGATCCGCGTGTTCCCCGACAAGCCCATCACCAAGAAGCCCATCGAAGTCCGAATGGGTTCTGGTAAGGGTAACGTGGAATACTGGGTGGCCCAGATCCAGCCCGGCCGCATGATCTATGAAATCGAGGGTGTTTCCGAGGAAGTGGCTCGCGAGGCGTTCCGCCTGGCCGCCGCCAAGCTCTCGGTCACCACCACTTTCGTGACCCGTACGGTGCGCTGATGGATATCAAAACTCTCCGTGAAAAGTCGGCTGACGAACTCAAGGCCCACCTGATCGACCTGCGTAAGGAACAGTTCTCTGTCCGTATGCAGCAGGTCACCGGCCAGCTGCCGAAGACCCACGACATTCGCCGGGTCCGTCGCGAGATTGCTCGCGTCAAGACCCTGCTCGGCAGCACGAAGTAAGGATGGCCGCTATGAGCGACAATACTGAAAAGAAGACGCTGCGCACGGTCGAAGGCCGTGTCGTCAGCAACAAGATGGACAAGACGGTTACCGTCCTGGTTGAGCGTCAGGTCAAGCACGCGCTGTACGGCAAGTACATCAAGCGCTCGACGAAGCTGCACGCCCACGATGCCGACAACGCCTGCAAGGAAGGCGATGTCGTCCGCGTGACCGAGATTGCTCCGATGTCCAAGACCAAGAACTGGCGCGTGGTGGAAGTCATCACGCGCGCGGCTGAATAAGGAGCTGAATCATGATCCAGATGCAGAGCTACCTTGACGTCGCGGACAATTCGGGTGCCAAGCAGGTGATGTGCTTCAAGGTGCTGGGTGGTTCCAAGCGCCGTTACGCCGGCATCGGCGACATCATCAAGGTCACCGTGAAGGATGCGATTCCGCGCGGCAAGGTCAAGAAGGGTGAAGTGTATGACGCC includes the following:
- the rpsC gene encoding 30S ribosomal protein S3, with amino-acid sequence MGHKVHPIGIRLGISKDWNSKWYANKAEFAGYLAADLKVREMLRKKLAQAGISKILIERPAKTARVTIHTARPGVVIGKRGEDIEKLRKEVSEMMGVPAHINVTEVRKPELDAQLVAESIAQQLERRIMFRRAMKRSVGNAMRLGALGIKVNVGGRLNGAEIARSEWYREGRVPLHTLRADIDYGFAEAKTTYGIIGIKVWIYKGEVFDFSQVGQEKQDDTPSRNDRHDRGDRGDRQRPAREAR
- the rpsQ gene encoding 30S ribosomal protein S17 produces the protein MSDNTEKKTLRTVEGRVVSNKMDKTVTVLVERQVKHALYGKYIKRSTKLHAHDADNACKEGDVVRVTEIAPMSKTKNWRVVEVITRAAE
- the rpsJ gene encoding 30S ribosomal protein S10, translated to MADQKIRIRLKAFDHRLIDRSASEIVETAKRTGAQVRGPIPLPTKIERYTVLVSPHVDKDARDQYETRTHKRVLDIVDPNDKTVDALMKLELAAGVDVQIKLT
- the rplP gene encoding 50S ribosomal protein L16 yields the protein MLQPKRTKYRKVHKGRNDGLSWSANAVSFGEYGLKATAHGQLTARQIEAARRSISRYVKRGGKMWIRVFPDKPITKKPIEVRMGSGKGNVEYWVAQIQPGRMIYEIEGVSEEVAREAFRLAAAKLSVTTTFVTRTVR
- the tuf gene encoding elongation factor Tu encodes the protein MAKGKFERTKPHVNVGTIGHVDHGKTTLTAALTKIGAERFGGEFKDYSSIDAAPEEKARGITISTAHVEYESPVRHYAHVDCPGHADYVKNMITGAAQMDGAILVCSAADGPMPQTREHILLSRQVGVPYIVVFLNKADMVDDAELLELVEMEVRELLSKYDFPGDDTPIIAGSARLALEGDQSDIGVPAILKLVDALDSWIPEPERAIDKPFLMPVEDVFSISGRGTVVTGRIERGVIKVGDEIEIVGIRPVQKTTVTGVEMFRKLLDQGQAGDNAGLLLRGTKRDDVERGQVLAKPGSIKPHTKFEGEVYVLSKDEGGRHTPFFNGYRPQFYFRTTDITGAAALPEGVEMVMPGDNVKMVVTLINPVAMDEGLRFAIREGGRTVGAGVVSKIIE
- the rplC gene encoding 50S ribosomal protein L3; protein product: MTKKYSLGFVGRKAGMSRVFTEDGRSIPVTLIEATPNRIAQIKTVETDGYSAVQVTVGARRAALVNKPEAGHFAKAKVEAGRGLWEFRVEDAQLGDFAVGGEVKADIFEVGQIVDVQGVTKGKGFQGTIKRHNFRMGDATHGNSLSHRAPGSLGQRQTPGRVFPGKKMSGHMGAVQQSTQNLEVVKVDVERGLIAVRGAVPGAAGGDVIVRPASKA
- the rpsG gene encoding 30S ribosomal protein S7, whose translation is MSRKGNTPQRSVLPDPKHGSETIARFINMVMQSGKKSVAEKIVYGAMDVITEKNSSANAIELVQKALDNVAPAVEVKSRRVGGATYQVPVEVRSSRKMALAMRWLIDSARKRGENTMPKKLAAELIDASENRGGAIKKREETHRMAEANKAFAHYRW
- the rplW gene encoding 50S ribosomal protein L23; its protein translation is MNSNEKIFSVLRAPRVSEKTARLQELSNQYVFEVSNEATKADVKAAVEQLFDVKVEAVNVVNVKGKNKSFRNRAGRRGDWRKAYVRLADGQSIDVTAKA
- the rplD gene encoding 50S ribosomal protein L4 codes for the protein MELVITGSNNKVSVSDAVFGRDFSEDLVHQVVVAYRNAGRAGTKAQKTRSEVAGTTKKSKKQKGGGARHGALTAPIFVGGGVTFAAKPRSFEQKVNRKQYRAAMCAILSELNRQGRLTIVESFDVEVTNTKGLIAKLAGLEVGKRPLIVTEEASEHLYLSARNLPYVQVRDVQGLDPVSLVGADTVVITADAVKKVEEWLA
- the rplB gene encoding 50S ribosomal protein L2 — its product is MPLMKFKPTSPGRRSAVRVVTPDLHKGAPHAALVESQSRSGGRNHHGRITVRHVGGGAKQHYRIIDFKRNKLGIPARVERIEYDPNRTAHIALLCYVDGERRYIIAPKGLKAGDQVIAGSDAPIKAGNTLPLRNIPVGTTIHCIELKPGKGAQIARAAGAAVQLVAREGIYATLRLRSGEMRKVPVECCATIGEVGNDEHSLEKLGKAGAKRWRGVRPTVRGAAMNPVDHPHGGGEAKAGQGNPHPVTPWGVPTKGYKTRHNKRTQQFIVRDRRG
- the rpsL gene encoding 30S ribosomal protein S12, yielding MATINQLVRKPRQATTYKSASPALDKCPQRRGVCTRVYTTTPKKPNSALRKVAKVRLTNQEEVISYIGGEGHNLQEHSVVLIRGGRVKDLPGVRYHTVRGSLDAAGVAKRRQARSKYGAKRPKA
- the fusA gene encoding elongation factor G, whose protein sequence is MARSTPIERYRNFGIMAHIDAGKTTTSERILFYTGKSHKIGEVHDGAATMDWMEQEQERGITIQSAATTAFWKGMDKSLPEHRFNIIDTPGHVDFTIEVERSLRVLDGAVFVLCAVGGVQPQSETVWRQANKYHVPRIAFVNKMDRTGANFQKVVGQLKAKLGAVAVPMQLPIGAEDNFKGVVDLLKMKAIHWDEASQGMKFEYGEIPAELQGPAEEARQFMVETAAEASEELMEKYLGGEELAEAEIINALRTRTLATEIVPMYCGSAFKNKGVQAMLDGVIQLLPSPVDVPDVKGVDVDDDTVEMTRKSDDKAPFSSLAFKIITDPFVGALTFFRVYSGTLNGGDTVLNSVKGKKERIGRILQMHSNNREEIKEVLAGDIAAAVGLKDTTTGDTLCAVDAPIILERMTFPEPVISMAVEPKTKSDQEKMGLALGRLAQEDPSFRVKTDEESGQTIISGMGELHLDIIVDRLKREFNVEANVGAPQVAYRETITLADVKSDYKHAKQSGGKGQYGHVVIELSPITAADRADPKLAPAIKDDFLFINDITGGVIPKEFIPSVEKGLRETITSGPLAGFPVVDVKVKLVFGSYHDVDSSEMAFKLASSMAFKQGFAKAKPVLLEPIMKVEIVTPEDYQGDVMGDVSRRRGVLQGSDTTGDGSASIINAMIPLGEMFGYATALRSQTQGRATFTMEFDHYEPAPTNIAEAVMKKG
- the rpmC gene encoding 50S ribosomal protein L29; translation: MDIKTLREKSADELKAHLIDLRKEQFSVRMQQVTGQLPKTHDIRRVRREIARVKTLLGSTK
- the rplV gene encoding 50S ribosomal protein L22; this translates as MEAKAILRTARISPQKARLVADQVRGLPAERAVNLLKFSDKKAAHLIKKVVESAIANAENNQGADVDELKVQTIMVDEGPTLKRFMARAKGRGTRILKRTSHITVVVGAAK
- the rpsS gene encoding 30S ribosomal protein S19, with amino-acid sequence MARSLKKGPFVDHHLVKKVEAAAGSKKPIKTWSRRSMILPDMVGVTIAVHNGKNHIPVLVNENMVGHKLGEFAITRTFKGHGGDKKSGK